The Oceanispirochaeta sp. M1 DNA segment TTACTACGAATTACAGAATTTCGATAAATCGGCTGATTATGCAGATCAGCTGAAAGAACTTGACCCTGCACTGCTCAGACAGTATTCCTACCTCTCCGAGGATGGAACCACCACAGCAGTAGAAGGGTGAAAGGAAGGTCCGTTATGAAAAAGTATTTAATATTGACCGCCACCATAGCTCTTACTCTGCTCTTTGTTTCCTGTCCCGAACCGCTGACTGAGGATATTGTCACTTCGGCGCAGGATTCGATTGCTCCTGTTATTGAGATTTATAGTCCTTCAGGAAATGCTGAGTACCTGTCAGTTGTTGAGTTTGAGATTCAAATCAAAGATGATGCTGAAAATGAAAATGATGAGAAAGGCGATATTTCTACAGTTGAATTTTCTGTTTCAAATGATGATTTTCGCGGAGGACGAATTCTCATAAGTCCTGATGGTATTGTTACTCAGGATGAAGAGGGAGGTTCTGACTTAATAAATTATGATCCTGAGACAGGACTTGCTTCTTTTTCAATTTCTACAATAGAACCTAATATATTAAGCGGTTTGATATCTGTCACAATAACTGCTACAGACCGAAATAGTAATTCCAGTCAGGAGAGTATAACCCTCTTTGAAAATGAAGGTCCCTGGTTCGAATTAAGTATCACAGATGAGGATGATAAATCTAATAGATACCTGGCCAGTGAATTCCTCTGGATCAGTTGTAAAATCGGAAATTCTAGTTCAGATAAACTATCAAGCAGTGAAATTATAAGTATTGAGTGGAGTTTAGCCGACTCTATCATCGGAACCCTGTTTCTGGATAAAACTACAAGCTATGTAGATTCATACTCAGGTGAAACTTTAACTTATTACGATACGGCAGAAGGAGTTTATAAGAGATCAATTGATGGATTTGCTTCTGAAGACTATGTCACAGATAATATCTTTGATCCTGTCACAAATACCCTTACTGCGGTTGTTCGTGTAAATGATAACCTGGAGGATAAAGGGTCCATTCTTTTCAATCTGACCATTGAAGATCAGAATGGTCATGAAGTTGAGGAAACAGTTTATATAACAGAAAATAAAATAGGGCCTAATATTACTCCCTCTTCAGTTGATGATGGTATTTACGGATATTTTTCGGATAATGGAAATGCAGATATTATTACTGGTGGTATGATTGAGGATGAAGATGATCTTAGTGAATTTGTCTTTAAGCTGACAAACGGTACATCTGGTACTGATTATGAGGAAATTACATCAGGAGTAACGGCTGTGGGAGTGACCTTTGATACAGTTGTTAATGGAGAAACAGTTGACTTTGCAATCGATATTGAGAGTCATCTTACTACTCTTCTTGCAGATGTAGATTATGATCCGCTTGAAGAGACATACATAGATATTAAAGCAACAGCTACGAATGGAGTCTCAACATCTTTACGACGTCTTTTGGAAGAGGATAGTACAGCTCCTGATATTTCTTCTGTCTCTTTTGAGAGTAGTAATGACGAGTATCCATTTTATAGTAAAGAAACTCATGATTTAACCCTGAGATTCTCTGCTAATGACCTTATTAGTGAAGATGATGATCTGAATATTGAAACAAGCATTGGTGGAATTCCACAAACTAATATTGCTACTGATTCCGGAGACTATGAATTTATATCTGATAATTGGTCTGGTGGCTCTGACAGTGATGAATATGTACCTGTTATAGTTATAGTTTCAGATCGTTTGGATAATTCTTCAACCTATGTTAGTAAAAATTATGATAGTCCTCCGGCTGGATATACAGAATTTGTCCAGAATGTGATGTATTACAGTGGAGCTCCTACAGTAAGCTTTACAGTCACAGGAAATAACAGTTCTAATTCGCTATTTGCTAAGGATGATACAACAGTTTCAGTGGCGGCCAGTTCATCACGTGATCTGGTTACTCCTACGATCTCAATAAATACGAACAGCGTGGATCTTGAAGAGGCAGGATCAATTAAATCTTATTCCAAGACTCAATTGATCAGCAGTCTTGCTGTCGAGCCAACTCAAGATACGACAATATCTTTTGCGTCAACAGTCTATGATAGAGCCGGTAATGATCTCTCTGTAAGTGATAGCTCTATTACTTATGATAATGATGCACCTGAGATCAGTTATTTAACCCTTACATTTACAGATACTGATACTATTGTCACTGATGGAGTCGTTGTGGATGGCCTGACGACTTATATCAATAGTTATGCGAATGATACGGATACAGATATATCACTAAGTGTTAATGATGGCAGTGGCGGCACGTCATTGTTGGATCTGGATGATAATTTCCGCGGTTATCAATATACTTTTGGTAGCTTTACTGGATCTGAAACCAGTGCTGATGACATTAATGCCGATTCTATCGACTATTCGACTTACTCGGCGGATGCTTTAGAGGGAAGTAATAGTCTTA contains these protein-coding regions:
- a CDS encoding Ig-like domain repeat protein, giving the protein MKKYLILTATIALTLLFVSCPEPLTEDIVTSAQDSIAPVIEIYSPSGNAEYLSVVEFEIQIKDDAENENDEKGDISTVEFSVSNDDFRGGRILISPDGIVTQDEEGGSDLINYDPETGLASFSISTIEPNILSGLISVTITATDRNSNSSQESITLFENEGPWFELSITDEDDKSNRYLASEFLWISCKIGNSSSDKLSSSEIISIEWSLADSIIGTLFLDKTTSYVDSYSGETLTYYDTAEGVYKRSIDGFASEDYVTDNIFDPVTNTLTAVVRVNDNLEDKGSILFNLTIEDQNGHEVEETVYITENKIGPNITPSSVDDGIYGYFSDNGNADIITGGMIEDEDDLSEFVFKLTNGTSGTDYEEITSGVTAVGVTFDTVVNGETVDFAIDIESHLTTLLADVDYDPLEETYIDIKATATNGVSTSLRRLLEEDSTAPDISSVSFESSNDEYPFYSKETHDLTLRFSANDLISEDDDLNIETSIGGIPQTNIATDSGDYEFISDNWSGGSDSDEYVPVIVIVSDRLDNSSTYVSKNYDSPPAGYTEFVQNVMYYSGAPTVSFTVTGNNSSNSLFAKDDTTVSVAASSSRDLVTPTISINTNSVDLEEAGSIKSYSKTQLISSLAVEPTQDTTISFASTVYDRAGNDLSVSDSSITYDNDAPEISYLTLTFTDTDTIVTDGVVVDGLTTYINSYANDTDTDISLSVNDGSGGTSLLDLDDNFRGYQYTFGSFTGSETSADDINADSIDYSTYSADALEGSNSLTLRVYDEAGNFDDTSIIFTLDTVAPIINVTEFTTPGTTYTAYAKENEKVELDFTIVEAVSGIDTSGSFVKINNSTESPTTYFGDGTSMTSDYNTTGVAGSNDYIDFEISILDKAGNSSITIDDEADLDSDGYRDASTKNVMYYSGAPIVSFTVTGNNSSNSLFAKDDTTVSVAASSSRDLSVPTVLIATNSVDLEEAGSIKSYSKTQLISSLAVEPTQDTTISFTSTVYDRAGNDLSVSDSSITYDNDVPEISYLTLAFTDTDTIVTDGIVVDGLTTYINSYANDTDTDISLNVDDGNPGIDTLDDLDDNYRGYQYTIGSFSGSGLSADDLSANSLDYTDYKTDTSQGSNTLTLRVYDEAGNFNETSINFTLDTVAPIINVTEFTTPDTTFTAYAKENEKVELDFTIVEAVSGIDTSGSFVKINNSTESPTTYFGDGTSMTSDYTTTGVAGSDDYIDFEISILDKAGNSNISRDDESDLDSDGYRDASTKNVMYYSGAPIVSFTVTGNNSSNSLFAKDDTTVSVAASSSRDLSVPTVLIATNSVDLEEAGSIKSYSKTQLISSLAVEPTQDTTISFTSTVYDRA